In a single window of the Flavivirga spongiicola genome:
- a CDS encoding DUF6503 family protein produces the protein MKNILFLAIIILFVSCKNNTKETVNYSEKNLDVTTSVYPENISKIFKAHGGLDTWNSMQSLTFTMAKPNGDEVTTTDLKSRRSLIEMPKHTIGFNGKDVWLHSKDTTAYKGNAKFYYNLMFYFYAMPFVLADDGIIYKDVEPLVFEGKSYPGIKISYESGVGESPEDEYVLYYDSETNQMAWLSYTVTYFSKEKSKEFKFIKYSNWQTVEELLLPKTLTWYNYENNVPTKKRSDVNFTNIKLSKEKPNNILFESPEGAKIIE, from the coding sequence ATGAAGAATATCCTTTTTTTAGCAATCATCATTTTATTTGTTTCCTGTAAAAACAATACTAAAGAAACTGTAAACTATTCTGAAAAAAACTTAGATGTTACCACAAGTGTCTATCCGGAAAACATATCAAAAATATTTAAAGCACATGGAGGCTTAGATACCTGGAACAGTATGCAATCTTTAACGTTTACGATGGCAAAACCAAACGGAGATGAAGTGACTACAACCGATTTAAAAAGTAGAAGGTCACTTATTGAAATGCCAAAACATACTATTGGTTTTAATGGTAAAGATGTTTGGTTGCATTCTAAAGATACAACTGCCTATAAAGGCAATGCCAAGTTTTATTATAATTTGATGTTCTATTTTTACGCGATGCCTTTTGTATTGGCTGATGATGGCATTATTTATAAAGATGTGGAACCTTTGGTATTTGAAGGTAAATCATATCCTGGTATTAAGATTTCTTATGAAAGTGGGGTAGGAGAGTCTCCAGAAGACGAATATGTTTTATACTATGATTCTGAGACCAATCAAATGGCCTGGTTAAGTTATACAGTGACTTATTTTTCAAAAGAAAAGAGTAAAGAATTTAAATTTATAAAGTATAGCAATTGGCAAACGGTAGAAGAGTTATTATTACCAAAAACCTTAACATGGTACAACTATGAAAACAATGTACCTACAAAAAAGCGTAGTGATGTGAATTTTACAAACATTAAGCTTTCAAAAGAGAAACCTAACAATATTTTATTTGAAAGCCCTGAAGGCGCCAAAATAATAGAATAA
- a CDS encoding amidohydrolase family protein, with amino-acid sequence MKNLKTACLLIIMLCASIVIAQQTPAPKQTNDIAIIGATAHIGNGTIINNSIIVIKNGKIDLIGDAEESIIDMKDFETIDAKGKHIYPGFIVPNSTLGLVEIDAVKASDDDAEIGSLNPHIRSLIAYNAESKVIESMRPNGVLLGQITPRGGRLSGTSSVVQFDAWNWEDAVIKTDEGLHLNWPSSFSRGRQWLGEDPGLQPNKNYNKQISQLKDYFNECKAYNNGNKTKIHLPFEATKGLFDGSKKLYVHVNDEKGITDAVNFTNQNAIKNMVIVGGRQAHKATGVLKKNNIPVVLKRVHSTPSHVDDDYDLPYKAAKLLVDNGVLVALETSGQMERMNTRNLPFYAGTTVAHGLTKEQALQLITLNPAKILGIDDLYGSIEKGKSATLFISEGDALDMRTNKLTHAFIDGREISLETHQTKLWKRYSDKYKNQ; translated from the coding sequence ATGAAAAATTTAAAAACAGCGTGTTTACTAATTATAATGTTGTGTGCTTCTATTGTTATTGCACAACAAACACCAGCTCCTAAACAAACAAATGATATCGCTATTATTGGTGCTACTGCTCATATTGGTAATGGAACTATAATTAACAATAGCATTATAGTTATTAAAAATGGAAAAATAGATTTAATTGGTGATGCTGAGGAATCTATAATAGATATGAAAGATTTTGAAACCATTGATGCTAAAGGAAAGCATATTTATCCAGGTTTTATAGTGCCCAATTCAACTTTAGGATTGGTAGAAATTGATGCCGTAAAAGCTTCGGATGATGATGCCGAAATTGGATCGCTAAATCCGCATATAAGAAGTTTAATTGCCTACAATGCTGAATCAAAAGTTATTGAGTCCATGCGGCCAAATGGTGTCTTGTTAGGTCAAATAACTCCAAGAGGTGGACGTCTTTCCGGGACTTCATCTGTAGTACAATTTGATGCGTGGAACTGGGAAGATGCTGTTATAAAAACAGATGAAGGTCTGCACTTAAACTGGCCTAGTAGTTTTTCCAGAGGTCGCCAGTGGTTAGGTGAAGATCCCGGATTGCAACCTAATAAAAATTATAACAAACAGATAAGCCAATTAAAAGATTATTTTAATGAATGTAAAGCTTACAATAATGGTAATAAAACAAAAATACATTTACCATTTGAAGCAACTAAGGGTCTTTTTGATGGCTCCAAAAAATTATATGTGCATGTTAATGACGAAAAAGGTATCACAGATGCTGTAAATTTTACCAATCAGAATGCTATTAAAAACATGGTAATAGTTGGCGGTCGTCAAGCTCATAAAGCAACCGGTGTGCTTAAGAAAAATAATATTCCTGTAGTTTTAAAAAGAGTACACTCTACACCAAGTCATGTTGACGACGACTACGATTTACCATATAAAGCAGCTAAACTATTGGTAGATAACGGTGTTTTAGTAGCTCTGGAAACTAGCGGGCAAATGGAACGTATGAACACCAGAAACCTTCCTTTCTATGCTGGTACTACAGTTGCTCACGGTTTAACAAAAGAACAAGCTTTACAACTTATTACTTTAAATCCGGCAAAAATTTTAGGCATTGATGATCTATATGGAAGTATAGAAAAAGGTAAAAGTGCTACACTGTTTATTAGTGAAGGGGATGCTTTAGATATGCGAACCAATAAACTAACTCATGCCTTTATAGATGGCCGAGAAATAAGTTTAGAAACTCACCAAACTAAACTCTGGAAACGATATTCTGATAAATATAAGAATCAATAA
- a CDS encoding amidohydrolase family protein produces MNKMYLAILAFLCSISFFAQDYFPKNSGVSTNNTNYTALTNAKIFITPTQVIENGTLLIKDGKVLSTGTSVVIPKNTNIIDVSGKSIYPSFIDIYSDFGVKKPQPAPRSQTPQYEASRTGYYWNDHIMPENKTISKFNYDSKKANELIKAGFGVVNTHIHDGIVRGSGTLVALNNHSGNETRVIAEKSGQYLSGRKSVTSRQVYPTSPMGALALLRQMYLDADWYAQGHSKTKDLSLEALNNNKDLVQIIEAGSRANVLRADKIGDENGIQYVILGGGDEYERINDIKATNASLIIPINFPKPYNVENTFLASSLSLQDMKAWNQKPTNPKVLAEHGIPFTLTTHSLKSPADFKANLLSAIKHGLSKEKALEALTTIPAQLLGKSDVIGSLKNGAYANFLITSGDIFNKKTTLFENWVQGQQNIIKDMNTIDIRGDYRFSLAGNSFQMSLKGELSKLKSEIKTNTDTYGSKISYNKDWVNISLKTKDSTKQEFIRITAHVNPNKDLKGKAITPDGRALPFSAKYSKKESDKEEKKKKEEDKKVAKMFPITFPNNGYGFAELPKAETLLFKNATVWTNEKEGVLENTDVLIKNGKISKIGQNLSSKNAKLIDAKGKHLTAGIIDEHSHIAAASINESGQNSSAEVTIEDVIDETDISIYRNLAGGVTSIQILHGSANPIGGRSAIIKLKWGESANNLIYNNSPKFIKFALGENVKQSRSNNGVRFPQTRMGVEQVYIDYFTRAKEYDALKKSGKPYRKDIELETLAEILSKERFISCHSYVQSEINMLMKVAENFNFNINTFTHILEGYKVADKMKMHGVGGSTFSDWWAYKYEVNDAIPYNASIMHNEGVTVAINSDDGEMSRRLNQEAAKSVKYGDVSEEDALKFVTLNPAKLLHIDNRVGSIKVGKDADVVLWTDHPLSIYAKAEKTIIEGVTYFDLEADKKIRARIKEEKSELINMMMQAKNKGLKTQPIKKKEKEYLHCDSIDNERH; encoded by the coding sequence ATGAATAAAATGTATCTGGCTATACTCGCTTTTTTGTGTAGCATATCTTTTTTTGCTCAAGATTATTTTCCAAAAAATAGCGGTGTAAGTACAAACAATACAAATTATACAGCCTTAACTAATGCCAAAATTTTTATTACTCCTACGCAAGTTATTGAAAATGGAACCTTATTAATAAAAGACGGTAAAGTTCTAAGTACAGGAACTTCAGTTGTAATTCCTAAAAACACAAATATTATTGATGTTTCAGGAAAAAGTATATATCCTTCTTTTATTGACATATATTCAGATTTTGGAGTTAAAAAGCCTCAACCGGCGCCAAGAAGTCAAACGCCGCAATACGAAGCTAGTAGAACAGGATATTATTGGAATGACCATATTATGCCTGAAAACAAAACTATAAGCAAGTTTAATTATGATTCTAAAAAAGCCAACGAACTTATTAAAGCAGGTTTTGGTGTTGTAAATACACATATTCATGATGGTATTGTTAGAGGGAGTGGAACTTTGGTTGCTTTAAATAATCATAGTGGTAACGAAACTAGGGTTATTGCCGAAAAATCTGGTCAATATCTATCAGGAAGAAAAAGTGTGACCTCTAGACAAGTTTACCCAACTTCTCCAATGGGAGCTTTAGCTTTACTTCGTCAAATGTACTTAGACGCAGATTGGTATGCACAAGGCCATAGCAAAACAAAAGACTTATCGCTTGAAGCATTAAACAACAACAAAGACCTTGTTCAGATTATAGAAGCTGGCAGTAGAGCAAATGTTTTAAGAGCTGATAAAATAGGTGATGAAAATGGTATTCAGTATGTCATTCTTGGAGGAGGTGATGAATATGAACGCATAAATGACATAAAGGCTACAAATGCATCACTAATTATTCCAATTAATTTCCCTAAGCCTTACAATGTTGAAAACACCTTTTTGGCATCCTCGCTTTCATTACAAGATATGAAAGCATGGAACCAAAAACCTACAAATCCAAAAGTACTAGCAGAACATGGCATCCCGTTTACATTGACAACGCATAGCTTAAAATCTCCGGCAGATTTTAAAGCTAATTTGTTAAGTGCTATCAAGCATGGTTTATCTAAAGAAAAAGCGTTAGAAGCCCTAACAACTATTCCAGCTCAACTTTTAGGAAAATCTGATGTTATTGGCTCTCTTAAAAATGGCGCTTATGCTAATTTTTTAATTACTTCCGGAGATATTTTTAATAAGAAAACAACACTCTTTGAAAACTGGGTTCAAGGTCAGCAAAATATTATTAAGGATATGAACACTATAGATATTAGAGGTGATTACCGTTTTTCTTTAGCTGGAAACTCCTTTCAAATGTCTTTAAAAGGTGAATTATCAAAATTAAAATCAGAAATTAAAACGAATACAGATACTTACGGGTCTAAAATATCGTATAACAAAGATTGGGTAAATATATCGTTAAAAACGAAAGACTCAACAAAACAAGAATTTATTAGAATTACTGCACATGTAAACCCTAATAAAGACCTTAAAGGTAAAGCTATTACGCCTGACGGGAGAGCGCTTCCATTTTCAGCAAAATATTCTAAAAAAGAGAGTGATAAGGAGGAGAAAAAGAAGAAAGAAGAAGATAAAAAAGTAGCAAAAATGTTCCCAATAACCTTTCCAAATAATGGTTATGGTTTTGCTGAATTACCAAAAGCTGAAACGCTTTTATTTAAGAACGCCACAGTTTGGACTAACGAAAAAGAAGGGGTTTTAGAAAACACCGACGTATTAATAAAAAATGGAAAAATTTCTAAAATCGGGCAAAACCTTTCAAGTAAAAATGCTAAGCTAATTGATGCAAAAGGTAAACACTTAACTGCGGGTATCATTGATGAACATTCACATATTGCGGCAGCTTCAATAAATGAAAGTGGGCAAAACTCCTCTGCCGAGGTAACTATAGAGGACGTTATTGACGAAACGGATATTAGTATTTACAGGAATTTGGCCGGTGGTGTAACATCCATTCAAATTTTACATGGATCAGCAAATCCTATTGGTGGGCGTTCTGCTATTATTAAATTAAAATGGGGAGAATCGGCAAACAACCTTATTTACAATAACAGTCCAAAATTTATAAAGTTTGCCCTAGGTGAAAACGTTAAACAATCGCGTTCTAACAATGGGGTTCGTTTTCCACAAACACGAATGGGTGTAGAACAAGTTTATATCGATTATTTTACTCGGGCAAAAGAATATGATGCCCTTAAGAAAAGTGGAAAACCATATCGTAAAGACATTGAATTAGAAACTTTAGCAGAAATTTTAAGTAAAGAGCGTTTCATTTCTTGTCACTCTTATGTTCAAAGTGAGATTAATATGCTTATGAAAGTTGCTGAAAATTTCAACTTTAACATCAATACATTTACCCATATCCTTGAAGGCTATAAGGTTGCCGATAAAATGAAAATGCATGGCGTGGGTGGTTCTACATTCAGTGATTGGTGGGCCTATAAATATGAAGTTAACGATGCTATTCCTTACAATGCTTCTATCATGCATAATGAAGGGGTTACTGTGGCCATTAATAGTGACGATGGCGAAATGTCCCGTAGACTAAACCAAGAAGCTGCTAAGTCAGTTAAATATGGTGACGTTAGTGAAGAAGATGCTTTAAAATTCGTAACTCTTAATCCTGCAAAATTATTGCATATTGATAATAGAGTTGGTAGCATTAAGGTTGGTAAAGATGCCGATGTTGTTTTATGGACCGATCACCCACTTTCGATTTATGCTAAAGCAGAAAAAACAATTATTGAAGGTGTTACTTATTTCGATTTAGAAGCCGATAAAAAAATACGTGCTAGAATAAAAGAAGAAAAAAGTGAGCTTATTAATATGATGATGCAAGCCAAAAACAAAGGTTTAAAAACGCAGCCAATAAAAAAGAAAGAGAAAGAATATCTACACTGTGATTCCATTGATAATGAACGTCATTAG